Proteins from a genomic interval of Cucumis melo cultivar AY chromosome 7, USDA_Cmelo_AY_1.0, whole genome shotgun sequence:
- the LOC103492955 gene encoding epidermis-specific secreted glycoprotein EP1-like, with translation MPFSDYINKHHLLPPFIIPSSSNFRKAEFHLNMRPPLLTPLLLSFFFFSSLSFAIVPPNETFKFVNEGDFGDFAVEYDGTYRPLSISNSPFQLMFYNTTPNAYTLALRMAILRSESAKRWVWEANRGRPVRENATLSLGSDGNLVLAEADGTVVWQTNTANKGVVKLDLLPNGNMVLLDSNGKFVWQSFDSPTDTLLVGQSLRLGGVTKLVSRASEKLNVNGPYSFVMERKAVSLYYKSPNSPKPMRYFAGSSNWFTIQKGTLARVTLRAEVDPGQGFATELTLNYEVAGTENGGPILSRPKYNSTLTFLRLGIDGNLRLFTYNDQVDWSPSEITFTLFDREFNTGNTESECQWPERCGQFGLCEENQCVACPTEKGLLGWSKTCMAKKVSSCDPKSFHYYKLEGVDHFLTKFNKGEGLSQKDCEKKCNLDCKCLGYFYQTKGSLCWVANELKTLIKVDNSTHLGFIKTPNK, from the coding sequence ATGCCATTCTCagattatataaataaacatcatcttcttcctccctTCATCATCCCGTCTTCTTCTAATTTCAGAAAAGCAGAGTTTCATCTGAACATGAGACCGCCATTGTTGACGCCTCTCCtgctctctttcttcttcttctcttccctctCTTTTGCCATTGTTCCTCCCAATGAGACTTTCAAGTTCGTCAATGAAGGCGATTTCGGCGATTTCGCCGTTGAGTATGATGGAACTTACAGACCCCTGAGCATCTCCAACTCCCCATTTCAGCTCATGTTCTACAACACAACGCCAAATGCATATACACTCGCTCTTCGAATGGCGATTCTACGCTCTGAATCCGCTAAGCGTTGGGTGTGGGAAGCCAATCGCGGCCGTCCAGTTCGCGAAAATGCCACACTCTCTCTCGGCTCCGACGGAAACCTAGTCCTCGCTGAAGCTGACGGCACCGTTGTATGGCAAACCAACACCGCAAACAAAGGCGTCGTCAAATTAGATCTGCTTCCTAATGGCAACATGGTTCTCCTCGACTCCAACGGCAAATTCGTTTGGCAGAGCTTCGATTCACCGACGGACACACTCCTAGTCGGCCAATCGCTCCGACTCGGCGGCGTAACGAAGCTAGTAAGCCGCGCATCGGAGAAATTGAACGTGAATGGACCTTACAGCTTTGTAATGGAACGAAAAGCCGTGTCTCTGTATTACAAAAGCCCCAACTCTCCAAAACCAATGCGCTACTTCGCCGGATCTTCGAATTGGTTCACAATCCAGAAAGGCACTCTCGCAAGAGTCACTCTCCGAGCCGAGGTAGATCCAGGTCAAGGATTTGCCACCGAGTTGACATTGAACTACGAAGTTGCCGGGACGGAGAACGGGGGACCAATTCTGTCACGGCCAAAGTACAACAGCACATTAACATTCCTCCGATTAGGAATAGACGGAAACCTCCGGCTGTTCACATACAACGACCAAGTCGACTGGAGCCCGTCGGAGATTACGTTCACGTTGTTCGATAGGGAATTTAATACAGGGAACACGGAGAGCGAATGCCAGTGGCCGGAGCGGTGCGGGCAGTTCGGGTTGTGTGAGGAGAACCAATGTGTGGCCTGCCCAACGGAGAAGGGGCTGTTGGGATGGAGCAAGACATGTATGGCGAAGAAGGTAAGTTCATGTGACCCCAAAAGCTTCCATTATTACAAACTTGAAGGTGTGGATCATTTTTTGACCAAGTTTAACAAAGGAGAGGGGCTTAGCCAAAAAGATTGTGAGAAAAAGTGTAATTTGGATTGCAAGTGTTTGGGGTATTTTTACCAAACCAAAGGGTCGCTTTGTTGGGTTGCAAATGAGTTGAAAACTTTGATCAAAGTGGACAATTCTACTCACTTGGGATTCATCAAAACACCCAATAAGTAG